The Microlunatus antarcticus DNA segment TCGACGTGGTGGCCAACCCGCAGGGGACGGAGTACCTCGCCCGCGACTGCCGCAACGTGACGACCTGGTTCCGCGCCCGCGGTCTGGACGTCGACGCCGACGAGCTCCTGGCCGACCTGCTGGCGTACGCCTTCTGATCGGCCCCGGCGGGCCCACGCCCTCAGAACGTGTGGGTCTGCCCGCCCCGGAGGTCGACGAGCGACGTCGGCGTCATGGCCTTGACCCGGCCGGTGATCAGCCCGCGGCCGCGGTCGTTCAGCAGCTCGTCGTGGATCCCGAAGCCCTCGGGCGCGGCGACGGCCCGCGCGAAGTCGATCGTCTCGCGCAGCGCACCCCACGGGCCGTAGAGCGGGACGGCGACGACGTCGACCCCGCCCGGGGCGACCGCGTACGAGTCGCCGGGGTGGAAGAACGTGGGCTGGCCCTCGGAGCGGAGCACGAAGCCGACGTTCCCGATGCGGGGCAGGTCGGGGTGGATGACCGCGTGCGCCCCGCCGACGGCGGTGACGAGCACGTCGCCGATCGCCGTCTGGTCGTCGGGCGCGAGGCCGCTGGCCCCGGGCAGCTCGGGCAGGTCGCCGGCCTCGCTCGCCGCGAGGATCGAGGGCTCGACGACCACCCGGGCACCCGGGTTGGCCGCGAGCAGCGCCGGGAGCGCCGCGGGGTCGAGGTGGTCGGCGTGCTGGTGGGTCACCAGGATCGCGTCGAGGTCGGTGAGGCCGTGCCAGGCGTCGGAGAAGTTGCCCGGGTCGATCAGGATCCGGGCCCCGTCGGTCTGGACGAGGACGGCGGAGTGACCGAGGTGGGTGAGCTGCATGGGACCCACGCTATCCAAGCGCGGCGCCTCGGACCGCGGCGGCGCGACCCGTACGGTGTGACGCAGCAGTCCCACGAGGAGGGCCGTCGAGGTGACCCAGACGTCGAGCATCACGACCTTGCCCAAGACCAACCTGCGCGACCGCGTCTCCCAGGCGCTGCGCTCGGCCATCATCTCCGGCGAGATGGAGCCCGGCGTCGTCTACTCCGCACCCTCGCTCGCCGGTCGCTTCGGCGTCTCGGCGACGCCGGTGCGGGAGGCCATGCTCGACCTCGTCCGCGAGGGCATGGTGACGATCGTGCCCAACAAGGGCTTCCGCGTCACCGAGGTGGACGACGCCTCGCTCGACCAGGTGACCCAGATCCGCCAGCTGCTCGAGCCGCCCGTGGTCGGCCGGGTGACCGCCCTCGTCCCGCTGGCGGACCTGCCCGGGCTGCGGCGGATGGCGCAGGACATCGTCGACGAGGCGGCCGGCGGCGACCTCGTCGCCTACACCGAGGCCGACCGGCAGTTCCACCTGCGGCTGCTCGCGTACGACGGCAACCCACGCCTGGTGGACCTCGTCTCCGAGCTGCGGAGCCAGACCCGGCTGCTCGGCCTCAGCAGCCTGCTGACCAGCGGCGTGCTCGCCGAGAACGCGCGCGAGCACCTGCTGCTGGTCGACCTCCTCGAGGCCCGTGACGCGGCCGGGGCCGAGGCCCTGATGCACGCGCACATCGCCCGGGTGCGGACGACCTGGGCGGGCCGTCCCGGTTCCGCGTCCTGACGCCGGCACGGCAGGATGGTGGCCCCGGAGCAGCCCGCAGGCGGCGCGCGGGCCGAGCAGGAAGGACATGCGGTGGTGTCAGCCCGAGAGGACGACCCGCAGGTGGTCGACGCCTTCTCCGCGGGCGACGAGCTGGGCCTGGTCGCGGTGTACGACCGCTGGTCGCCGCTGGTCTACAGCCTCGCGCTCCGTTCGCTCGGTGACGTCACGGAGGCGGAGACGGTCACCCGGACCGTGTTCTCGCAGGCGTGGGCCGCCCGCGCGACGTTCGATCCCGGCCGCTCCCGCCTCGCCGACTGGCTCGTGGACCTCGCGTGCCGCAGCATCGCCGACACCCGGGCGGCGCGCGCCCGGCGGGTCCCCGCGGACCGCGCGTCGGAAGATTCGGCGGGAGACGAGTCCAAGACCGGTGCTCTGGCCGAAAGAATGGTGATGGTGGACGGGATGGCCCACCTGGACACGTCCTCGCGCAGGCTGCTGCAGATGGCGCTGGACCACGACCTGACCCTCGGCGAGATCGCCGGGCGGACGGGGCTCGCGGTCGAGGACGTCCGGGCCCGGATCACCACCAGTCTCATGGAGCTTCGACACCGGCTGGAGGGCAACGCCGATGCACACTGACCCCGAGCTGCTCGCGCTGCTCGCGCTCGGCGACCCCTTCGGCGGCGACGAGGAACGCGACCACGTCGCGTCCTGCCGCGCCTGCGCGGGCGAGCTGGCCGAGCTGACCCGCGTCGTCGAGCTGGCCCGTGAGGCCGGGTCGCTGACCCTCGCCGAGCCCAGCCCGCGGGTGTGGTCCGGCGTGCAGGAGGGCCTCGACGCCCGCCGCGCCGAGGCCGCACGCGACCGACGGGCGTACGCGCGCCTCGCGCCGGTGCTCGAGCCCTGGTCGAAGGCCTCCGGGGAGGCGCAGCTGGCCACGGACGCCGAGGGTCGGCGGCTGCTGGAGGTCTCCCTGCACGCCGAGCTGCCGCACGGCGGCGTGCGTCAGGCGTGGCTCGTCCACCGGGACGACCCCGCCCAGCGCCAGACCCTCGGGATCCTCGACGGCCCGCACGGTCTCTGGACCGTGGAGCAGGCGATCGACCTCGAGCAGTTCCCGTTCCTCGAGATCTCGCAGCAGAGCATCGGCAGCACGCAGCACTCGGGCCAGACGATCGTCCGGGGCGAGCTCCTGCCGGTCTGACCGGGCTCGACGACCACCCCGGCCCGCTCGGGCCCGAGGACGGGGTCCGACGTCAGTCGAGCGCGACGACCGTGGCCTCGGGGTCGACGGCGGCCAGGTCGGCGAGCCGACCGAGGCTGACCGGGGTCGACAGGGTGCGCTTGGCCGTCGGCCGCAGGTCGTCGACCGTCAGGGCGCGGCCCTCGTGCTGGGCGGCGAGCAGCGCGGTGGCGAAGCCGCACACGCGCCCCTGGCACCAGCCCATCCCCGTCCGGGTCAGCAGCTTCGCTGTTCGGGCGTCGCCGCCCCCGAGCTCGTCGCGGGCCCGCAGGACGGTGCCCACGTCGACCTCCTCGCACCGGCAGACGAGCGTCTCGGGCGTCAGCCAGCTCGACCAGGTCGGCGGCACGGGGTGCGCGCGGTGCATGGCGGTCGCGAAGGCGCGGCCGCGGCTGATGCTGCCCTGCAGCCGACGGATCCGGCGGCTCTTCCCGCCGCGTCCGCGATCGGCGGCGGCGACCAGCCCGGCCAGCTCGCCCTCCTGCAGCGCGAGGGCGGCGCCACCGACACCCGTCGCCTCTCCGGCGACGTAGACGTGCGGCGCGGTGCTGCGCTGCTCGGCGTCGACCACGGCGACCAGCGAGTCGTCCACGTCGACCCGGGTCTCCGCGCCGACGGCGGTCACGAGCTCGAGCGAGGGGGTGAAGCCCCAGCCGAGCGCGACCAGGTCGACCGCGGCGGTCCGCTCGCTGCCGGCGACGAGCCGGCCCTGCGCGTCGAGGCGGGAGGTGGTGACGGACTCGACGGCGTCGCGGCCACCGATCGCCGTGACCACGGTCCGCTGGCGGTAGGGGATGCGGTGGGCGACCATCGTGCGCACGTAGCCGACCGCGTCCAGGCCCTTGGCCGGTGACTGGACGGCCCCGCCGAGCTGGCGGACCCAGCCGGTGACGGCGTTGGCCTCGCAGATGCCCAGCACCTCGGCCCCCGCCTCGGCGAGCCCGGCCGCGACCGGCAGCAGGAACGGTCCCGTCCCGGCCACCACCGCACGGCGGCCCGCGAGCGAGCCGTGGCCCTTGAGCAGCGCCTGCACCCCACCGGCGGCGAGCACGCCCGGCAGGTCCCAGCCCGGCACGGGCAGCTGGCGGTCGTAGCCGCCGGGGCACAGCACGAGGGCGTCCACGACGACCTCGGTGGGCACGTGGTCGCTCGAGGCGACCCCCTCGACCACCGGGCTGAGCCGGAGCCGCCAGCCCTGGCCCGCCCGCTCGGTGAACCAGACCTGGGCGCCCGGGACGTACGTGATCCGGTCCGGGCCCAGGAGGTCGTCGAAGCGCTCGCGGAGGCGGACGTACGCCGTCCAGTCGTGCTGGCCGTGCGAGGCCAGCTCGTCCGGGTCGGCGGTCTGCTCGTCGGGGTGGCGCCAGTACTGCCCGCCCGGCTGACGGCCGGCGTCGACGACCGTCACCGACAGCCCGCGGGAGGCGGCGGCGACCGCGGCGGCGAGGCCCGCGGGCCCGGCGCCGACGACGGCGAGGTCACTCATGCCCGCTCCCCTCTTCGCTCTGCTCGGTCCACTCCTCGGGGGCCCCGGTCCGGAGCCGCATGCCCGGCTCCACGGGGACGAGGCAGGCGCGCTGGTCGGGCCGTCCGTCGACCTCGATGAGGCAGTCGAAGCACACCCCGATGCCGCAGAACAGCCCGCGCGGCTTCCCGCGCCGCCGGGTCGTGCGCCAGGACCGGACGCCGGCGTCGGTGAGGGCGGCACCGACGCTCTGCCCGGGACGCGCGGTCAGCGGACGGCCGTCGAGGTCGAAGGGGACGGTGGAGCGACCGACGGTGCGGCCGACAGGGCGAGGCTCAGCGGGCACCGGCGAGCTCCTGGGGCTGGGCGGTCCCCGGACCGGTCGCAGCGTCGAAGCGTTCCGGGCGGAACGCGTGCAGGTCGAGCTCGGGGCGCTGACCGGTGAGGACCTGCGCCAGCAACGAGCCGGTCCCGACGCACAGCCCGATCCCGGCGCCCTCGTGACCGCAGGCGTGCCAGAGACCCGGCGCGCGGGGGTCGGGGCCGATGACCGGGAGGTGGTCGGGGCAGTAGGGCCGGAAGCCGGCGTACGCGCGGATCAGCGACGCGTCGCGCAGCACCGGGAACAGCGCCGCCGCGGCCGCCGCGAGCCGGGCCAGCACGGGGAGCGAGGGCGTCTTGTCGAAGCCGACCCGCTCACGGGAGGCCCCGACCAGGACGGTGCCGCTCGGCGTGCCCTCGACCACCGGCGAGGTCTGCAGGGCTTCGTCGGAGCTGGCGACGTCGGCGACGTAGCTGGCGCCGTAGACCTTGTGGCGCACGACCGGGGGCAGGGGCTGGGTCACGAGCACGAAACCCCGTCGGGGCAGCACCGGCAGGTGGACGCCGGCGAGCCGGGCGACCTCGCCCGACCAGGTCCCGGCGGCGTTGAGGACGGCGGGGGCGCTGACGTCGCCGGTCGAGGTGCGGACGCCGGTCACCGCGTCGCCGTCGCGCAGGAAATCCGTCACGGCCGACCCGGTGACGACCGTCGCACCGAGCTCGCGGGCGAGCCGCAGCAGGTGGGCGGTCAGCAGCATCGGCTGCACCTGGGCGTCCTGGGGGTAGAACATGCCGCCGGTGAGGTCGCGGCTCAGGAACGGCTCGTACGCGGGCAGCTCGTCCGCCCCGACGGGCACGGCCTCGATGCCGGCCCCGCGCTGGTGCACGGCGAGCTCGGCCAGGGCCGCCACCCCGGCGACGTCGTCGCTGACGACGAGGCCGCCCTTGGACTCGAACTCCCAGTGGTGGCCGTGCGGGGCGAGGTCCTCGGTCCAGACGCGTCGCGACAGCAGGGCCAGCTCGAGCTCGGGTCCGGGCTCCTTGTCGGACAGCAGGAGGTTGCCCTCCCCCGCGCTGCTCGTGCCCCCGGCGACGGGCCCGCGGTCCACGACGACGACCCGGAGCCCCTCCCGCGCGGCGAAGTACGCGCACGCCGCACCGACGGCCCCGGCGCCGATGACGACCAGGTCGGCCGTACGCGGCACGGTCCCGCTCATCGCACCCCTCCCACAGGTGACGTCACAGGGTGAAGCCGGCGGGGAAGGGATCGGTCGGGTCGAGGAGGTACTGGCCCAGGCCGGTGACCCAGGCGCGGCCGGTGATGCTCGGCAGCACCGCCGGCAGGTCGCCGACGGTGGTCTCGCCCAGCAGCCGGCCGGTGAAGCGGGAGCCGATGAACGACTCGTTGACGAACTCGTCGCCGACCGCGAGCTCACCGCGCGCGTGCAGCTGCGCCATCCGGCCGCAGGTGCCGGTGCCGCAGGGCGACCGGTCGAACCAGCCGGGGTAGATCGCCATCGCGTGGCGCGAGTGCTGCGCGGTCGAGCCGGGTGCGGCGAGGTAGACGTGGTGGCAGCCGTTGATGTCGGCCTGCAGCGGATGCACGGGCCGGTCCTGCTCGTCGATCGCGGCCATGATCGCCAGGCCGGCGTCGAGCAGCCGGTTCTTGGCCGCGTGCTCGAAGGGCAGGCCGAGCGACTCCAGCTGGACGACCGCGTAGAAGTTGCCCCCGTACGCGATGTCGTACGTGACGTCGCCGTACCCCGGCACCGAGACGACGCGGTCCAGGCCGAGGCTGAACGACGGGACCATCTCCAGCGTCACGGAGGTGGCGTGACCGTCGGTGACGGCGACCTTCGCCACGACGAGCCCGGCGGGCACCTCGAGCCGGATCGTCGTGACCGGCTCGACGACGGGGACCATCCCGGTCTCGACCAGCACCGTCGCGACGCCCATGGTCCCGTGGCCGCACATCGGCAGCAGCCCGGACACCTCGATGAAGAGCACGCCCCAGTCGGCGTCGGGCCGGGTCGGCGGCTGCAGGATCGCCCCGCTCATCGACCCGTGCCCGCGCGGCTCGCACATCAGCAGCGTGCGCAGGTCGTCGCTGTTCTCCATGAACCAGAGGCGACGTTCCGCCATGCTCGCGCCCGGGATCACGCCGAACCCGCCGGTGATCACGCGGGTCGGCATGCCCTCGGTGTGGGAGTCGACCGCGGAGAAGACGCGGCTCGCCCTCATCGCGTCGTGTCCGTGAGGAGCACCCCGTCGACCCGGCGCGGCAGCGTGGCCCCGTCCGTCAGCTCGGCGGGCAGCAGCCCCTCGGGGAACCCCTGGAACGCGACCGGCCGCAGGAACCGGCTGATCGCCGCCGTGCCGACCGACGTGGTCGAGGGCGCGGTGGTCGCGGGGTACGGGCCGCCGTGCTGCTGGGCGTCGGTGACGCTGACGCCGGTCGGCCAGGCGTTCCAGAGCAGCCGGCCGGCCTTGGTGGCGAGCGTGGTGACGAGGCCCGCCAGGTGCGGCACGTCGGAGTCCTCGCCGAAGACGGTCGCGGTCAGCTGGCCGTCGATGGTCTGGGCCAGCGACAGCAGGTCGTCCTCGGCCGCGTACGTCGCGACGAGCAGCGTGGGGCCGAAGCACTCGCGGAACAGCGCCTCGACGTCGGCCAGCAGCGTGGCGACGTCGGTGAGCAGGACCGTCGGCGCGGGCGTGCCGTCCGCCGTGTCCGGGCCGCCGACGAGCACCTCGGTGCCGGGCACGTCCTCGAGCTCGTGGCGGACGCGGGCGTGGCCCTCGACCATACGCTCCGACAGCATCGGGGCCGGACCGGGGAGGTCGGTCGTCCGGAGGACCTCCAGCACCGACGAGCCCTCGGGCACCAGCAGCACGCCCGGCTTGGTGCAGAACTGCCCCGCCCCGAGCGTGAAGGAGGCGACGGCCTGCGCGGCGATCTCCGGCCCGCGGGCCTCGGCGGCCGCCCGGGTGACGAAGACCGGATTGACGCTGCCGAGCTCGCCGAAGAACGGGATCGGCACGGGTCGGCCGTTCGCCAGGTCGAAGAGCGTGCGCCCGCCCGTGGTCGAGCCGGTGAACGCGCCGGCCTGGACGCCGGGGTCGGTCAGCGCGGCGCGGCCGGCCTCGACGCCCACGAGGAGCGTGAAGAGGTCGTCCGGCGCGCCGGACGCGGCGAGCGCCCGCCGCACGACCTCGGCCGTGGCGACGGAGAGCCGCAGGTGGCCCGGGTGCGCCTTGAGCAGCACCGGGCAGCCGGCGGCGAGCGCGGAGGCGGTGTCACCGCCGGCGACGCTGAACGCGAACGGGAAGTTGACCGCCGCGAACACGACGACCGGACCGAGCGGGACCTGCGTACGCCGCAGGTCGGGCCGGGGGGCGCCCATCGGCCAGTCCGGGTCGGCGTGGTCGACGCGGACGTCGAGGTAGCCGCCGTCGCGCAGCGCCTGGCCGAACAGCCGCAGCTGGAAGGTCGTGCGGGTCAGCTCCCCGCGGAGCCGCCCCTCCGGCAGGTGCGACTCCGCCATGGCGAGCGGGACGAGCTCGTCGCCCGCCGCGTCCAGCGCGTCCGCGACGGCGTCGAGGACGTCGGCGCGGTCCTCACGGCCGGTCGCCGCCCAGACCCGCCCCGCCTCGACGGCCGCGGCCACGAGCTCGGGGACGGCGTCGGGGGCTGTCTCGTCGGGGACGGAGATCTCGGTGCTCGTCAGGGTGCTCACGCGACTACTTGTAACCCTTGGCCAAAGCCGCCTCGGTGTCGGCCACCACGCGGTCGTGGATCTCGGTCGGGAGCGCGGCGCGCGGGGGACGGCAGATGCCGCCCTTGCGACCGGCGACGTCCATCGACAGCTTGATCGCCTGGACGAACTCGGTCTTGGAGTCCCAGCGCAGCAGCGAGTGCAGGTCGCGGTAGATCGGCAGCGCCCGGGCGAGGTCGGCCGGGTCGCCGGAGGTGACCAGCTCGTACAGCTCGAGCGTGGACTGCGGGATCGCGTTCGGGTAGCCCGCGACCCAGCCGACCGCACCGGCCACGCCGAGCTCCAGCAGGACGTCGTCGGAGCCGACGATCAGGTCGAGGCCGGGCGCCAGCTCGGCGATCTCGTACGCACGGCGCACGTCCCCGGTGAACTCCTTCACCGCGACGATCAGGCCCTCGGCGTGGAGCTGCGCGAGCACCGACGGCAGGAGGTCGACCTTGGTGTCGTACGGGTTGTTGTAGGCCACGATCGGCAGGCCGACCTTGGCCGCCTCGCGGTAGTGGCGCAGCACGGTCTCGGCGTCGGCGCGGTAGGTGTTCGGCGGCAGCAGCAGCACCGAGGTGGCCCCGGCCTGCGCGGCCTGCTCGATCCAGCGGACGCTCTGGAGGGTCCCGTACGCCCCGCAGCCGGCCATGACGCCGAAGCCCTCGGGGCTGGCCTGGACCGCGGTCTCGACGACCTTCGCGCGCTCGTCGTCCGAGAGCGTCTGGTACTCCCCCAGCGAGCCGTTCGGGGCGACGCCGTGGGTGCCGTACGCGGCGAGCCAAGCGACGTGCTCGCCGAACGCGTCGTAGTCGACCGTGAGGTCGTCGTTGAAGGGCAGCGCGGTGGCGGTGAAGACGCCGCGCCAGGGGGTCGTGCCGGGCGAAGTGGTGTCGGCCATGGGGACCATCCTCTCTCAGTGCTCAGTACCATATGCAATTGCACAGCCCCTGGCAAGTCGGGACGAGG contains these protein-coding regions:
- a CDS encoding MBL fold metallo-hydrolase produces the protein MQLTHLGHSAVLVQTDGARILIDPGNFSDAWHGLTDLDAILVTHQHADHLDPAALPALLAANPGARVVVEPSILAASEAGDLPELPGASGLAPDDQTAIGDVLVTAVGGAHAVIHPDLPRIGNVGFVLRSEGQPTFFHPGDSYAVAPGGVDVVAVPLYGPWGALRETIDFARAVAAPEGFGIHDELLNDRGRGLITGRVKAMTPTSLVDLRGGQTHTF
- a CDS encoding GntR family transcriptional regulator — its product is MTQTSSITTLPKTNLRDRVSQALRSAIISGEMEPGVVYSAPSLAGRFGVSATPVREAMLDLVREGMVTIVPNKGFRVTEVDDASLDQVTQIRQLLEPPVVGRVTALVPLADLPGLRRMAQDIVDEAAGGDLVAYTEADRQFHLRLLAYDGNPRLVDLVSELRSQTRLLGLSSLLTSGVLAENAREHLLLVDLLEARDAAGAEALMHAHIARVRTTWAGRPGSAS
- a CDS encoding sigma-70 family RNA polymerase sigma factor, producing MVSAREDDPQVVDAFSAGDELGLVAVYDRWSPLVYSLALRSLGDVTEAETVTRTVFSQAWAARATFDPGRSRLADWLVDLACRSIADTRAARARRVPADRASEDSAGDESKTGALAERMVMVDGMAHLDTSSRRLLQMALDHDLTLGEIAGRTGLAVEDVRARITTSLMELRHRLEGNADAH
- a CDS encoding FAD-dependent oxidoreductase: MSDLAVVGAGPAGLAAAVAAASRGLSVTVVDAGRQPGGQYWRHPDEQTADPDELASHGQHDWTAYVRLRERFDDLLGPDRITYVPGAQVWFTERAGQGWRLRLSPVVEGVASSDHVPTEVVVDALVLCPGGYDRQLPVPGWDLPGVLAAGGVQALLKGHGSLAGRRAVVAGTGPFLLPVAAGLAEAGAEVLGICEANAVTGWVRQLGGAVQSPAKGLDAVGYVRTMVAHRIPYRQRTVVTAIGGRDAVESVTTSRLDAQGRLVAGSERTAAVDLVALGWGFTPSLELVTAVGAETRVDVDDSLVAVVDAEQRSTAPHVYVAGEATGVGGAALALQEGELAGLVAAADRGRGGKSRRIRRLQGSISRGRAFATAMHRAHPVPPTWSSWLTPETLVCRCEEVDVGTVLRARDELGGGDARTAKLLTRTGMGWCQGRVCGFATALLAAQHEGRALTVDDLRPTAKRTLSTPVSLGRLADLAAVDPEATVVALD
- a CDS encoding (2Fe-2S)-binding protein; the protein is MPAEPRPVGRTVGRSTVPFDLDGRPLTARPGQSVGAALTDAGVRSWRTTRRRGKPRGLFCGIGVCFDCLIEVDGRPDQRACLVPVEPGMRLRTGAPEEWTEQSEEGSGHE
- a CDS encoding NAD(P)/FAD-dependent oxidoreductase, which codes for MSGTVPRTADLVVIGAGAVGAACAYFAAREGLRVVVVDRGPVAGGTSSAGEGNLLLSDKEPGPELELALLSRRVWTEDLAPHGHHWEFESKGGLVVSDDVAGVAALAELAVHQRGAGIEAVPVGADELPAYEPFLSRDLTGGMFYPQDAQVQPMLLTAHLLRLARELGATVVTGSAVTDFLRDGDAVTGVRTSTGDVSAPAVLNAAGTWSGEVARLAGVHLPVLPRRGFVLVTQPLPPVVRHKVYGASYVADVASSDEALQTSPVVEGTPSGTVLVGASRERVGFDKTPSLPVLARLAAAAAALFPVLRDASLIRAYAGFRPYCPDHLPVIGPDPRAPGLWHACGHEGAGIGLCVGTGSLLAQVLTGQRPELDLHAFRPERFDAATGPGTAQPQELAGAR
- a CDS encoding proline racemase family protein; this translates as MRASRVFSAVDSHTEGMPTRVITGGFGVIPGASMAERRLWFMENSDDLRTLLMCEPRGHGSMSGAILQPPTRPDADWGVLFIEVSGLLPMCGHGTMGVATVLVETGMVPVVEPVTTIRLEVPAGLVVAKVAVTDGHATSVTLEMVPSFSLGLDRVVSVPGYGDVTYDIAYGGNFYAVVQLESLGLPFEHAAKNRLLDAGLAIMAAIDEQDRPVHPLQADINGCHHVYLAAPGSTAQHSRHAMAIYPGWFDRSPCGTGTCGRMAQLHARGELAVGDEFVNESFIGSRFTGRLLGETTVGDLPAVLPSITGRAWVTGLGQYLLDPTDPFPAGFTL
- a CDS encoding aldehyde dehydrogenase (NADP(+)), whose protein sequence is MSTLTSTEISVPDETAPDAVPELVAAAVEAGRVWAATGREDRADVLDAVADALDAAGDELVPLAMAESHLPEGRLRGELTRTTFQLRLFGQALRDGGYLDVRVDHADPDWPMGAPRPDLRRTQVPLGPVVVFAAVNFPFAFSVAGGDTASALAAGCPVLLKAHPGHLRLSVATAEVVRRALAASGAPDDLFTLLVGVEAGRAALTDPGVQAGAFTGSTTGGRTLFDLANGRPVPIPFFGELGSVNPVFVTRAAAEARGPEIAAQAVASFTLGAGQFCTKPGVLLVPEGSSVLEVLRTTDLPGPAPMLSERMVEGHARVRHELEDVPGTEVLVGGPDTADGTPAPTVLLTDVATLLADVEALFRECFGPTLLVATYAAEDDLLSLAQTIDGQLTATVFGEDSDVPHLAGLVTTLATKAGRLLWNAWPTGVSVTDAQQHGGPYPATTAPSTTSVGTAAISRFLRPVAFQGFPEGLLPAELTDGATLPRRVDGVLLTDTTR
- a CDS encoding dihydrodipicolinate synthase family protein, coding for MADTTSPGTTPWRGVFTATALPFNDDLTVDYDAFGEHVAWLAAYGTHGVAPNGSLGEYQTLSDDERAKVVETAVQASPEGFGVMAGCGAYGTLQSVRWIEQAAQAGATSVLLLPPNTYRADAETVLRHYREAAKVGLPIVAYNNPYDTKVDLLPSVLAQLHAEGLIVAVKEFTGDVRRAYEIAELAPGLDLIVGSDDVLLELGVAGAVGWVAGYPNAIPQSTLELYELVTSGDPADLARALPIYRDLHSLLRWDSKTEFVQAIKLSMDVAGRKGGICRPPRAALPTEIHDRVVADTEAALAKGYK